In Ischnura elegans chromosome 9, ioIscEleg1.1, whole genome shotgun sequence, the following proteins share a genomic window:
- the LOC124165357 gene encoding uncharacterized protein LOC124165357 isoform X1, which yields MKLADVLFPRKTGNISMAKMSMGQMKMERFSMDERSLLMSLIDKYIHILDVKKTDAASNAAKVKSWFEIERQFNDHGFVIKRNWRQLRKAWENIKCKRKRELAHNIHERTRIGGGPCTSTSADIFLEAEVTQPCQMKREEVTGRTEGHGLMVNDPRELAYEVLREENERLIMVSVHFLIYLHTLFSNWHAVLRAEPQRPSTCLLTPGDGSSSCDSETTQPQSISCHASVGGELELRVESVKSMKDAVNCSGDDDVSWIKRRTAELELRLKEIEVSKAEKLKELEVTMAENSLAHQRKLMALELRERRRQHHHQEEMRQRERLSYSSSNI from the exons ATGAAGTTAGCTGATGTTCTCTTCCCTAGG aaaactGGAAACATTTCAATGGCAAAAATGAGTATGGGACAAATGAAAATGGAGAGATTCTCCATGGACGAACGTTCACTGCTGATGAGTTTGATTGACAAGTACATTCACATCTTGGATGTTAAAAAAACGGATGCAGCTAGTAATGCAGCGAAAGTGAAGAGTTGGTTTGAAATTGAGAGACAATTCAATGACCACGGGTTCGTGATAAAG CGAAATTGGAGACAGCTTCGGAAAGCATGGGAGAACATCAAGTGCAAGAGGAAGAGGGAGCTGGCCCACAACATCCATGAGAGAACACGAATCGGAGGAGGGCCTTGCACCTCTACCAGTGCAGACATTTTCTTGGAGGCAGAAGTCACTCAGCCTTGCCAGATGAAGAGGGAGGAGGTCACCGGTAGAACTGAAGGACACGGCCTGATGGTAAATGACCCACGGGAGTTGGCGTACGAGGTACTCCGGGAAGAAAATGAACGACTCATTATGG TATCAGTCCATTTCCTGATATACCTACATACCCTGTTTTCTAACTGGCATGCTGTTCTCAGAG CCGAACCGCAGCGTCCATCAACTTGTCTTCTTACTCCTGGAGATGGCAGCTCCTCTTGCGACTCCGAGACGACGCAACCCCAGTCCATCAGTTGCCATGCCTCTGTCGGTGGGGAGCTGGAATTGAGAGTGGAAAGCGTCAAGTCAATGAAAGATGCCGTTAATTGTAGTGGTGATGATGATGTCAGTTGGATAAAGAGAAGAACAGCCGAATTGGAACTTAGACTGAAGGAAATTGAAGTGAGCAAGGCCGAGAAACTGAAGGAGCTGGAGGTGACAATGGCTGAGAATTCTCTAGCGCACCAACGCAAGCTAATGGCATTAGAACTTAGGGAAAGGAGAAGACAACACCACCACCAAGAG GAAATGCGCCAACGAGAAAGACTCTCCTATTCTTCATCCAACATCTAG
- the LOC124165357 gene encoding myb/SANT-like DNA-binding domain-containing protein 3 isoform X2, with amino-acid sequence MKLADVLFPRKTGNISMAKMSMGQMKMERFSMDERSLLMSLIDKYIHILDVKKTDAASNAAKVKSWFEIERQFNDHGFVIKRNWRQLRKAWENIKCKRKRELAHNIHERTRIGGGPCTSTSADIFLEAEVTQPCQMKREEVTGRTEGHGLMVNDPRELAYEVLREENERLIMAEPQRPSTCLLTPGDGSSSCDSETTQPQSISCHASVGGELELRVESVKSMKDAVNCSGDDDVSWIKRRTAELELRLKEIEVSKAEKLKELEVTMAENSLAHQRKLMALELRERRRQHHHQEEMRQRERLSYSSSNI; translated from the exons ATGAAGTTAGCTGATGTTCTCTTCCCTAGG aaaactGGAAACATTTCAATGGCAAAAATGAGTATGGGACAAATGAAAATGGAGAGATTCTCCATGGACGAACGTTCACTGCTGATGAGTTTGATTGACAAGTACATTCACATCTTGGATGTTAAAAAAACGGATGCAGCTAGTAATGCAGCGAAAGTGAAGAGTTGGTTTGAAATTGAGAGACAATTCAATGACCACGGGTTCGTGATAAAG CGAAATTGGAGACAGCTTCGGAAAGCATGGGAGAACATCAAGTGCAAGAGGAAGAGGGAGCTGGCCCACAACATCCATGAGAGAACACGAATCGGAGGAGGGCCTTGCACCTCTACCAGTGCAGACATTTTCTTGGAGGCAGAAGTCACTCAGCCTTGCCAGATGAAGAGGGAGGAGGTCACCGGTAGAACTGAAGGACACGGCCTGATGGTAAATGACCCACGGGAGTTGGCGTACGAGGTACTCCGGGAAGAAAATGAACGACTCATTATGG CCGAACCGCAGCGTCCATCAACTTGTCTTCTTACTCCTGGAGATGGCAGCTCCTCTTGCGACTCCGAGACGACGCAACCCCAGTCCATCAGTTGCCATGCCTCTGTCGGTGGGGAGCTGGAATTGAGAGTGGAAAGCGTCAAGTCAATGAAAGATGCCGTTAATTGTAGTGGTGATGATGATGTCAGTTGGATAAAGAGAAGAACAGCCGAATTGGAACTTAGACTGAAGGAAATTGAAGTGAGCAAGGCCGAGAAACTGAAGGAGCTGGAGGTGACAATGGCTGAGAATTCTCTAGCGCACCAACGCAAGCTAATGGCATTAGAACTTAGGGAAAGGAGAAGACAACACCACCACCAAGAG GAAATGCGCCAACGAGAAAGACTCTCCTATTCTTCATCCAACATCTAG